The DNA sequence ttaaaattttttttttttttttccccgtcttgataaatatttgaaaGAATCGAAAATTTGAATGTATCGATGGCACATTAGGATTAACTGGGTGTGCAATTATAGAGATACCTGAAGCgtagtatttatatttttcatttatatttctaatattattGGAATTCATTACTTTGGTAATTATTGAATTTATATCATCCGAATGACATATTTTTGtcgtattaatatattccttATTGTACTGATTAACGCACATTTGTTTTGCTGCTTCTCTATCTATTGAACCATATACACAAGAATAATTAACGGCACACTTTTCAAATACATTTCCATTTTCCAATATTCTGGTAATGCCTCCACCTAaattcttctctttttttgcATCTTTTCTAATCCATACTTCTTCTCGGAATTTATTTGAATCCACTGACTCGATCAATCCACAAATATTGTTCTGTTCTGTTTTTAGCAAATTCTCCCACAAATTTCTGAAATACTCATTAGGACATACCTGCAGTGTGGTAAGGGGAAAGAGggagaaaggaaaaaaaataaaaaataatatatgagaGGTACGCCTGTGGAAGCATGCTACATGAACCAGCGACAAACGGTAAAACACATAATGTGAGGAAATGTAACACTATTTCTTTACATATCAGAAACTAGCATTAATGCGGGCAAGGATAGTACGAAACGAGGGACACAATGGATAACAAGAGTCAGAAATGTGCATAGTCGCAGATATACATGCATGTGCATTCACATTATCTGtgcatttaaataaatattgtgTACCGCAATTTGGGATGAtctttacatatgtatacgtgtatatacatatgaacatatatgtgtatatacttatgcaCCCATTTATCGACATATGTATGGACATATTTATGCTCATATTTATGCTCATATTTATGCTCATATTAATGCTCATATTTATGCTCATATTTATGCTCATATTTATGCTCATATTAATGCTCATATTAATGCTCATATTTATGCTCATATTTATGCTCATATTTATGCTCATATTAATGCTCATATTAATGCTCATATTTATGCTCATATTAATGCTCATATTTATGCTCATATTTATGCTCATATTTATGTTCATATCCATCTACATATGCATCAACATAtctatatacatatctatACGCATATCCATCTACATAtggaaacatatatatatccacaTATCCATCCACATATATTTTCCCCTATATCTACATGTACAATCATACGTTAGTGGTCCAACATAACACACATAAAATGCAAAATGTTCGTTTTTCTCTTACCTCatctttcattttatattgaaaatattcgTTTTTCAAACGTGCAAGAATTTTTAACTAATATGCTTTTTTACAGATTAttaatgtatacatgtatataaacatgtaaacatgcatacatgtatatatacatgtaaatatgcatacatgtatatatatgtacttaaatatattcctTCTTTTCGTCTCTAGAACAAAAGGTTTTTTCCTTagattaaaataaacaaaaaagcaTTTCAGTAATTATGAcgttataatataatattaaaaaagtagaaataaaaaaattggagTTACtagtttacaaaaaaaaattaaaaaaaaaatatacatatgtatatgtatacatacatacaaacaaacatgtatgtatatatatatatatttatttatttaaacgaataaacaaaaaaattgtcaaacaagtatatataatttcataaaatcAAATTCCAAAATTCTTTAAAGAGAACTACCATAAGCTCAGATATTCATATGAATTGACTACAAAGGCGACACATGCATCGAATAAGAAAGAATTATTGAactatacaaaaaaaaaaaaaaaaatgaaaatgaaagaaataataatcataataatagtaataatatcaataataaaaataataacagaacaaaaaaaaaagtaaaaagaagaaatacatggaaatatgtaaaaaaagcatcatttttgtatctttacataataatatatacgtatatacaagTTAGCAGTAgcattttttatacaaattgGCCTCAGTGCCATTTAAAATGTGAACATAcaataagaaattttaaacttttttaataGGTTTATATGAgatacttacatatatatataatatatatgtatagataaatgtatacatacaattGTAATATGCATCAGTCAGGCATTTCCATTTGTATCAGGGGTGAgggaaaaatatagaaattgTAATTTGTAAATTGTACGAAACACCAAATGAACTggttattaaaatatattcgaATAGGcaatttttactttcatgTAAGCATAATTATTAATCTTAGAATAATGAGCAATTGTATAATTGTGCAAAAATGTAATGttacaaaagaaaataattgcAAATGTTTTTagccaatttttttttgcttcattttttgtttcttctaTAGTGGAGACagatattgtttttttttttttttttactattaaatGTTATgttcaaatgaaaaaaacaacaaaaaaaaaaaaaaaataagggaTAACAcaagaataaatttaaagaacAGGCTGTTTAATTATGTTTGTTGAAATGTTacacaattatattttttcttaataataaagatCATAAGATAATTAAATGTTAACTTCGtccatttttaattcttttttttttcttatttgttcatattattatgtttttctaGCAAGCTACCCTTCAAAATAgaagattaaaaaaagttttcattttgatttatgtatttttgcttatttatttttatattttgcagTTCTTTCACGTAAAACTAAGGAAATATttcaagaaaaaagaaaagaaaaacacaGTATTATCATAGCGGTTacttaatgtatatattttaactccttttttttttaataaaaatattacgtggtataaataacaaaagcATTTTTACCTTAAAAATATCTATCTTAAAAAAACTAGGTAAATGGGCGTAAATatgcttacatatataaatatatttaaattttgtcatataaatgtatataaatatatggatCCAAAGGGGCACGTAAAagtcatataaatataatataatattatatatctatctatatatatatatatatgtatatatataatttttactttgttCACTTGTTTGCTTTATTACTGCAGTTGTATAATTTAGACATACGcttgtattttttcaataatctctttttacttttatttttttctagtTTTCCATTATcttcaattaatttttcagcttttttaaaattcctTGCTTTGTATTCCTTGCTTGTAACAACACttcaaaaagtaaaaaaatatgggaaaagaaatatatatatattaggaatataaaaattaatatgtacatataaattaggTTTTACAGAATGTTTATATTTCTGAACTGTTCATTTTTCTGAAGAGTTCATACTTCTGAATAGTTCACGTTTCTTAACACATTCACATTAATAATTACATTTACAGCTATGAACAGTACATTATGCattatgatatttttcttttgcatTCGTACTTTTTTTCTGTGGATTTAACACATAAAACTACTTTTCCTTTCTTAAATCTAAGATTCATACCATCGTTCTTTACTAGGcctaagaaaaaaaaaaaaaaaaaaaaaaggaaaataaaacatatatatatatatgtatatataaataaatggaatGTTTGCCTATATTAAAACTGCGTGTACGTaagtaatatacataatttttataccaCTACTGGATGGTGTGTTTTTACAACTAATGTTATGAGGGTCACACAGGAAATACCCTTTTTTTccgctttttatttttttaagaaagcAATTGTTCCTTTTGGTCAGTTCCCATACAAGTGCTTTACTAAGATTTGACTTTTGTTCAGGTGGGCAGTTCATTGTTAatttctaataaatataagaacTGTATTTAAAATAACGTTAGTTAATTCGgccaaagaaaaaaaaaaaattatgcaaatatataaatatatatatattacttttccTGCTTTAGAAGTTTTTAAATCGAAGTGGcggaaaaataagaaaaatgaattCTGGGAAGTACTAATAATGAAACATTACACAAAACagtaaaaaagtttttaaaataaatttataaatattttttaaataaaaaaaataaaaaaaaaagggaaaaaaactGTACatagtttattttatttttcagaTAACATATGAGtgaatgataaatatataacatatgtttatacatacattgtatatatacatatatatatatatatatatattcacgtGTAAGCATTGTGAAAATGAGGAGTCGTTATTTCTTACATATtagctcttttttttcagacttctttgttctttcttgttcctctttttttaaaagcttttagttataaacataaaatataaatgagctttattatttaacagtaaaaattaacaaaattcaACTTTTtcgcattttattttttaaaaagtataactGTTATTCGACTTCGAATTATggaaatgtatacatatgttcatacaagtatgtacatgtatgtatattcttATGAACgtataattttaagtatataacTGTAATCACTTATATCACTTAAAAGGAGTATACGAACAAAGAATATCAGATTGAACAGATTGTAATGTTGGAGTAATGGCACTCTAATTACATTTcgatttaaaaatgaaaaaataaaaattaaataaaaataaaaaaaaacatgaaaatatttggtattatatattttaaggaggaattttaaatgaacataagagtatagaaatattttttccaccTTAAAAGAGCTAGAAGGAGGGACAATAACTGTTTTTACCGTATATCATACATGTTACACGTATAccgattttattttactatgtatttgtttatatacggaaaaaatgcaaaatagGGAAACAAATGTACGATATTCAACTATATTCACATGTGCACTAGACTTGGGTTATTATACGTTGTTCGTTGTTTATTGTCcctttttaaacatttttatatatttttatgtatttttacatatttttgtgtatatctatatatttctttgtatttatatatttttatgtatttttacatatttttgtgtatatctatatatttctttgtatttatatatttttatgtatttttacatatttttgtgtatatctatatatttctttgtatttatatatttttatgtatttttacatatttttgtgtatatctatatatttctttgtatttatatatttttatgtatatttacatatttttgtgtatatctatatatttctttgtatttatatatttttatgtatttttacacatttttttgtgtatctatatatttatttgtatatatatattttcatttgtattca is a window from the Plasmodium brasilianum strain Bolivian I chromosome 9, whole genome shotgun sequence genome containing:
- a CDS encoding 60S ribosomal protein L28 produces the protein MNCPPEQKSNLSKALVWELTKRNNCFLKKIKSGKKGYFLCDPHNISCKNTPSSSGLVKNDGMNLRFKKGKVVLCVKSTEKNVVTSKEYKARNFKKAEKLIEDNGKLEKNKSKKRLLKKYKRMSKLYNCSNKANK